From Helicoverpa zea isolate HzStark_Cry1AcR chromosome 12, ilHelZeax1.1, whole genome shotgun sequence:
attggtcttTGATGTTCCTGATCTCCATAGGCACTTCACTATCAGGTACTTCTAGCTTCTGTGACATTGTCTACTTCTTGTCAATGTCATTGTCAACATCAACTTTATTGAATAACATCAATCAAAAAAATACCATCCAACATTCATCAAACAAAAATCACAGCGAATCTCTTAAGTTTCTGACTTTATGTGTTCTCGACTTCTATTCGTTTGAGTATAGATTGcacaagaaaaatatattgcagCAATTTGGAGAGAACTTGCTTTCGCCTATTGAACCTAAGTttcaatatataataatatggatTAAGAACGTCATAATTTAAAACCTAGCAGTAGTCAGCAGAACAAAACTTTAGTTTCCTCATTAAAATTGGAGACTAATTAAAGTAAGATGAACGAAAATGACCAGAAGGCTTGTTGTAAATCTGGTGAGTCCTATTTAAAGACTAGTAGTAAGTGTAACTATTGATTGTTAAGGCATATGAAAATGTTCCcaaacttttacttttttttcataagaaggTCAGAAGCTTTTTTAGTTTCTGACCGTGTTACAACACCAAGAAGTATTTCCGCACTGGCTAGCAGAACATTAAAATGTTCTAGATATCAAAGAACATTGTAGATTGTTtttctgtaataataaattaaaaaggaaatttttgtttgttactttGTACCCAATTCAATAATGCTATGCGCTCTGATACACCATAAAATAACACCCAATACTTAATCTTAATCCTTCCTTTGGACACAGAAACTACAGAGCtgacttgaaaaaatattttacttttaggaAGCTAGGCTTTCTCCGATGCATAAAGGCTGCATTTTGACCAGATGTCTATGGGAAGAAGTTGAAACTGTAGGGATACAGctagtttttttatcaatattggGTTTAGGCTGCTGGACCACACCTATgcttatattttgtttacaatttgttttcttttacagAGTTGGATTGTGCAGTgtgtttacaaaaatgtaatcATCCAACACAATTACCTTGtggacatgttttttgtttccTCTGTGTAAAGGTAAACTTTGCTTGTACTAAATATTTCTAGAGCCTGTGTATACcaattattacatatttattcagGCATCAAGGCTGGTATCAATATATTACAATGCTAAATTATatctataacatttttaaacattggtactataaatatgtatctaacaaatattcttaaactAATGCACACCAAAAACACGTACCTATGTGTATTTATGTAACAAATTCTGAATTgatataaatctttttttttttactgtaattatTACCTTTGCTTTTTTTTGGCATTCCTTATTTCTTaatcatttacattttaataaatattaaaaaaaaatgaaaataaagatttGTGGATTTGGCATTGCATGctttgtaacaaaataattaaaggttattttaattattttgttctttctCCACAAAGCTGGTACCATTTGTTTCAGGGTATTGCCTTTCAAAGCAAAAAGTGTGCAATGTGTCGAGCTGTAATTCCTCCCAATTATCTGGATAATCCAATATTACTGGGAACAGTCTCTGATGAAgaagttaatattaattcttCTCAAGATGAACATCAGTGGTTCTATGAGGGTAGAAATGGTGGGTATTTTTATGActgaagtaaaaatattaaaaatcttgATTTAAGTTTTAAGTTACATTTAGAATTTTCGCTGTTAGATATCTGACAGTGAATGCACGTGCTGCTGCTGCTTTGTTctaaaacggtttcatgtaatgACATTAAAACTAGCAGTGCAGTAGCCGACTTCATGCAGTTGCGGCATGCATGGCCGGCAGAAACATACCTTTAATGCCTACATGTATGTATAACTTAGCAAATTCATTGGCATTTTAATCTTCTACTTTTAAAGTACATAATCTAGTTGTGTATGCATGCATGCATAATAATGCAGACACTGTTTTCCTTTTGGTATAATACATCAGCGGATAATGGCTAATGCCTATTCAAATGGACTTCACTGTCTCTCTATCACCAAGCTGTATTTCCTTTGGCCCCATAACAacattgaaaactaaaataaaaaaacaagtattttagggggctcccatacaacatgTATGTACAGTGTTTTGTGTTACTTTTATAGATAATGGTACAGAACCCTTCATGTATGAGTCTGATTCGCACTTAGCCGGCTTTTATAAATTTACCTATTTTTATAGGATGGTGGAAATATGACGAGCGAAGTAACCTTGAATTAGAAAGCGCTTTTAATGGAGGCGACCCTGACTGTACACTGCTTCTAGCTGGAACTTTATACATCATAGATTTTCAAAGCATGACACAAGTCAGACGAAGTGATCAAACAAGACGGCGTCGAGTGCGACGAGATACGCCACTGTTTCCTTCCAAAGGTATGTATGTACCTTATCTATGTGTGTATATAtctataaaagaaagtcgtgatacttacatattttataactcaagaacggctgaacagtttaagctgaaaattaaaggggagatagcttagacccgggaaagGATATAGGATAATAATTtcgtcaccatccggctacgggaaacaGTCGTATCGCGATTTTGTCCGGCTGAGCATTCAACAGcttcctaggctgaactgcgagatgccatgtaaaaaaaaaaaatagtatcgggacacgggtgaaaccgcgggtggaagctagttctatatataaattaatacgCACCTATTCACCTGTATATTAAAGCGAAATCACTCACGGATTAATCAATGAAACTTGAAAGGCAGCTTGGGTTCGTACGATGTAGACATCtgcttcttcttatcgagtgcgTGAGTTTAAAAGCAAGCCCTGgcgtcagagttttctcaaatctgcCTGCCGGCTTCTGGCGTGGAGTGGTAACAATGGCTACTACTTAGTAGCATTCGGGGATGCTTGCTTTACATACCCTCCCAGGCACGGGAATCCGCCagacttcgggctgctttgtaaaagtttgaCTGGCGTTGAATAGCGTAGtgcgactgctgtgcacgaggtctcgggttcgattcatGGAACGGCTGGAATCGCTTTGTGAGTTAATGACACTTTGGTCCACTCGAAGACCGGGACTTAGGCAGCGGATTACTTAATACTAATATGTCCTTGGTCACATTGAAATAGGTACAACATTAATGTAAGCAGGCAAAAAATACATGAACAAATGTACTTTTATGGAGACACTGGATACGACCCTATTGACAGTTACGTCCCCCGCACACCATCGTGGACCATGGGACTATCACTACAGAGCTTGCCAGCTTACTGAACCATGGGACCGATTAGAAGAAACCTTTCAGTGTATTAGATAGCTTATTACAGTTATTACAGGCTAATATTATTCAGGTGCCtcttttgactgcctcgttggtctagtggtcgcaagcacggctgctgtgctcgaggtatCGGGTTCGATACCAGGGTCGGGCCGAAACCGCTTTGAGGAAGTGTccggaagttggtgattgattcacccgtgcatcggagagcacgtaaatgtcggtcctgcgcctgatctctctccggtcgtgtcggattgccgtcccatcgggttatgagagtgaaggaatagggagtgcacctgtgtctgcgcgaatgcgcgtgcactataatatgtcctgcgcaactggctgatctccttaaaggAGAAGTTCAGCCACCGTGACCGAAATCGGCCGTAATCGCCAATTcaggtgcgcggagtagttctcacgggacgtgggtgacaCCACTGCTGGAAGCTAAACTAATATTAATCAtcggaattttattttttcaggaaTAGCAGGAATAAAGACTGATGAGACAAATGTAAGGCAAGTCAAAACTGAAGATGAAGAATCTGATGTTGTACATATTCCCACTGTGGAAGAAATTATAGAAATTAGTGATGATGAAATTAATACTTCCATTAACACACTGCCCATTCACCCTGAAGATGTAACTAACATAGTGGATAGAATAAGGTAAAAatttctataatattaatttatgtttgacatgtatgtatgacacccgttaatttaattagacaagaactaataaaatactttttccttTTTTCAGCTCATTAAATCTCCAACAGCCAAATAGTTCCCGCGATATCACCGACGAAGATACCTGATTGTAAagcatattatttacttacattattttgtcattTCAATATGtctatgttttattattgtattttaatacactaaataatatttattgttattggaatgtttttttattaatgcgaATTCGGTCAATAATATTGCACTATGCTATTGATTGTCAGGGGGTCGCTTGATAGGCGCCACACGTTTAATTCCTTTTAAATGAGCGCTTCAAATGCATTAGGCCGATTTGGAAGTCTGGCCTTATGTATCTCATCGTCATAATTTTTAGGCTGTGACCAGCGTAAAAATGTCCACCACTGGCAAACGCGACCCCGGGAATTTACCCATACTAACAGCGCCTGTGCGTGCCTGTTGGTGAGCGCCAAGGCATTTAATATCCAACTTAATTCTGTGTGGGTGGTTATACCGCTACCAGTAGGTCGCAGCAAAGCATCGTCAGTTTTTCAGCGTGGTACACCACAGCCAGGTGAGATTGGCAATTGGGCAAGACAATGTGGGTTTGTACGAACGTGAGCACAAGATGCGTTGCGACACCGTACCGCAAAAATGTATCTCGACGGACACGAGCTGTGAACGAACACGAACGTGCATACCACAGATAACTATGtaatatacagggttattggtaaaTCACTAACAACCTTGCAGGACTGTATTACTAAAgtcataaactacaacttttgttctatgactttttataaaacataatacatttgccaaaaacaaacctacaagatttcattggtctatctaacacatttcaactctattttgctATAGTGATAGCACGCCCCTACCATTTCTTCACCAACAAAAGGCCCGATCGAGACCAGTCGAGCGATTAGTCGACCTTAGAGTGTGCGGACGAGTCGAGATtatcacacattacaataaattcgtTTGGTGAAGGGTTTGCATTTTTAGAATGAATGCAAGATCTTTGTCTACCCTACGCCTACCGCACTATTCTCGTACCTAGTCATACTTTTGAATTGGTAACTCGCTACGCTACGATTTCCCGCCTTTTTACGAaaaggtcaaataaaaaaaacaaaatatcgtcTTCTTCACGTACTGTGTGCCTCGGTGGACGATCACTATCCCTGATGGCATGCCGGAATTGCCCGTAATCTCGTAACCGCTGTGTGGCGGCTAGCATTGTTACTCAGCTAGGTGTAGGGATGTTTGGGAATCGTATGGCGTTTTGGCGACAGGCTTCCGAAACATTGTCATCACCCTAGCCAGCGTTCGCACCATTTCCGTGTACTCGACATTTGAATATCGATACGCCAtactgtaaagataattacgttCGCACTACCGAATTTCCCTACAAGGACACGTATGATGCGACGCGGGCGCATAAAAACGACTGACGGCCGTTCGTAAATAGGTCAAACGTATAATACATTGTAGTCTTTGGTCAAACGCTCctcctcccccccccccccgtaAGACCCCCGCTCCTTGCTCCCCTCCGCTGTCTTTTGTACTACTGTTTACTGTGCTTCGCATAGACTTCGTAACTTTTAGAGCgtacacttgaaatattttaatttttgtgttaaaaattttgatgaactaaaatctgagaattattaaaagtcatagaacaaaagttttagtttatgatattagtaatatggtcctgagaggttgttagtgttttaccTATAACCCTGTATACGAGTATGGTATTACTTACTAgtttctgcccgcgacttcattCATACGTATTCAATTAGGATTTTaggtaaatgtaaattaaaCTCACAGAAAACTATTGTAGAATTGAACATTTAATCCCcagcttataaaatattacacaaagTAATCTGGAATGAAGTTGAATTACGCAAGTAATCAGGAATTAagacattattaattaatttactttcaCTTATCTAATtgaattaagtaaaaaataccATGGATTTACTTGTCCCTTACTTTGATAAGATCATTTAGATCTAGTGCTACACATATTTCCTTGGAGTCAGTACGTGGATTCCGGTCCAGTATTTCAGTGATAGGGTAATAATTGTCCCTATTATCAACATTCCACCCAGAGTACTGTaaaaaaattttaattattaaaatatggaGGTTTATTAAAAGTATTATGCATGCACTTTTGGTTTCTTTTTGCATTAATTCATTGTTAACGAATGTATGGCTATGACTATATAAGAAGATACATTCACACAAAAGAACTGATACTCACCACACATGTGCATTTGTGCAAAATTTTACCGTTGGATTCCATTGGAATAAATTTTTGCAAAAGGGCCTTTCCATCTATTTTCCACAAATTCAGTTCATCCAATCTAGAGGTTACAGTGTCCCCTGACCATTTGACATCAGATTTTAGCAATACAAAGTTCCCAGACTGTGAACAATAAGTAAATAAGATGTGAGCTGGAAGAAATCTTAGATAAGATAGTATAAAATTGTTGCTTTGTTCCCTGACAAACAAAGCTCAGACAGAATTTTTACAACTCAAATGAACCAAGACACATGTAACTTGTCTGCAAGAATAGtcaaaaaattcaaaatcacTCACATGGAAATGCTTTGGTACATCTTTAGACTGACTTGAGTCAGACTTATTTCCGTCGGACCCATTTTTCTCATCATCAGAGCCCTCTTCTTCATCAAGTTCTCCTTCTTCATCTTCTGCTTCTTCGTCTTCCTCCCCTTCGCCTTCGCTTTCCTCGGACGAAGAATTT
This genomic window contains:
- the LOC124635370 gene encoding E3 ubiquitin-protein ligase rnf146, coding for MNENDQKACCKSELDCAVCLQKCNHPTQLPCGHVFCFLCVKGIAFQSKKCAMCRAVIPPNYLDNPILLGTVSDEEVNINSSQDEHQWFYEGRNGWWKYDERSNLELESAFNGGDPDCTLLLAGTLYIIDFQSMTQVRRSDQTRRRRVRRDTPLFPSKGIAGIKTDETNVRQVKTEDEESDVVHIPTVEEIIEISDDEINTSINTLPIHPEDVTNIVDRISSLNLQQPNSSRDITDEDT
- the LOC124635289 gene encoding U3 small nucleolar RNA-associated protein 14-like, translating into MRKRKSVKKNDEDSDGSEPAAEPEEFQDSGEDWTPDADSNEQPGRGTRKRTSKASMNNTKKKRKNSSSEESEGEGEEDEEAEDEEGELDEEEGSDDEKNGSDGNKSDSSQSKDVPKHFHSGNFVLLKSDVKWSGDTVTSRLDELNLWKIDGKALLQKFIPMESNGKILHKCTCVYSGWNVDNRDNYYPITEILDRNPRTDSKEICVALDLNDLIKVRDK